The following proteins come from a genomic window of Brevibacillus antibioticus:
- the sufC gene encoding Fe-S cluster assembly ATPase SufC, producing MTAVPHLQIKNLRAKIEDKEILKGLNLEIKGGEVHAIMGPNGTGKSTLASTLMGHPKYEVTDGEVLINDEDLLEMAVDERARAGLFLAMQYPSEISGVTNSDFLRSAINARRGEGNEISLMKFIREMDKKMNTLEMDEAFSHRYLNEGFSGGEKKRNEILQMMLLEPAICILDEIDSGLDIDALKIVANGVNEMRSADRGFLIITHYQRLLNYVKPDFVHVMMQGRIVKSGGPELAERLEAEGYDWIKEELGIEDETVNANV from the coding sequence ATGACAGCAGTACCGCATTTGCAAATAAAAAACCTTCGCGCCAAGATCGAGGACAAAGAGATCCTCAAAGGCCTGAATTTGGAGATCAAGGGCGGCGAAGTGCACGCGATCATGGGACCAAATGGTACCGGTAAATCGACATTGGCATCCACGCTGATGGGTCACCCAAAATATGAGGTAACCGATGGCGAAGTGCTGATCAATGACGAAGACTTGTTGGAAATGGCAGTAGACGAGCGCGCACGTGCAGGTCTGTTCCTGGCGATGCAATACCCGTCCGAAATCAGCGGTGTAACTAACTCTGACTTCCTGCGTTCCGCGATCAACGCACGCCGTGGCGAAGGAAACGAAATCTCCCTGATGAAATTCATCCGTGAGATGGACAAAAAGATGAACACGCTGGAAATGGATGAGGCTTTCTCCCACCGTTACCTGAACGAAGGTTTCTCCGGTGGTGAGAAAAAGCGTAACGAGATTCTGCAAATGATGCTCTTGGAGCCAGCTATCTGTATTTTGGATGAAATCGACTCCGGTTTGGACATCGACGCATTGAAAATCGTAGCGAACGGTGTAAACGAAATGCGCTCCGCAGACCGCGGATTCTTGATTATTACGCACTACCAGCGTTTGCTGAACTATGTAAAGCCTGACTTCGTACACGTCATGATGCAAGGTCGTATCGTGAAGTCCGGTGGTCCTGAGCTGGCTGAACGCCTAGAGGCAGAAGGCTATGACTGGATCAAGGAAGAGCTCGGCATCGAGGACGAAACCGTAAACGCCAACGTGTAG
- the sufB gene encoding Fe-S cluster assembly protein SufB has translation MAVKGPEIQEYQYGFHDKDVSVFRTKKGLTREIVEEISKIKDEPAWMLEFRLKSLDIFNSMPMPKWGGDLDDLDFDSITYYVKPSEKQGRSWDEVPEEIKATFDKLGIPEAEQKFLAGVSAQYESEVVYHNMQEDLEKLGVLFCDMDSAVKLHPEIVKEYFATVIPPADNKFSALNSAVWSGGSFIYVPKGVKVETPLQAYFRINSENMGQFERTLIIADEDSFVHYVEGCTAPIYSTDSLHSAVVEIIVKERARCRYTTIQNWSNNVYNLVTKRAVAYADANMEWIDGNIGSKLTMKYPAVIMKGPRAKGTVLSIAVAGKGQHQDAGAKMIHLAPDCTSTIISKSISRDGGKVTYRGLSQFGRKSEGSKSNIKCDTLILDKLSTSDTIPYNEIMNDSITLEHEATVSKVSEDQLFYLMSRGLSEAEATEMIVMGFIEPFTKELPMEYAVEMNRLIKFEMEGSIG, from the coding sequence ATGGCTGTTAAAGGCCCAGAAATACAGGAGTACCAGTACGGTTTCCACGATAAAGACGTTTCTGTATTCCGTACGAAAAAGGGTTTAACCCGCGAGATCGTCGAAGAAATTTCGAAGATCAAGGATGAGCCAGCTTGGATGCTGGAATTCCGTTTGAAATCGCTGGACATCTTCAACAGCATGCCGATGCCAAAATGGGGCGGCGATCTGGATGACCTCGATTTTGACAGCATCACCTACTACGTAAAGCCTTCTGAAAAGCAAGGCCGTAGCTGGGATGAGGTACCGGAAGAAATCAAGGCAACCTTTGACAAGCTGGGTATTCCAGAAGCAGAGCAAAAGTTCCTCGCTGGTGTATCTGCTCAGTACGAATCTGAGGTTGTTTACCACAACATGCAGGAAGACCTGGAAAAACTGGGCGTTCTTTTCTGCGACATGGATTCCGCAGTAAAGCTGCACCCGGAAATCGTGAAGGAATACTTCGCGACAGTGATTCCTCCAGCAGACAACAAATTTTCTGCACTGAACTCGGCAGTATGGTCCGGTGGCTCCTTCATTTACGTACCAAAAGGCGTAAAAGTGGAAACTCCGCTGCAAGCATACTTCCGTATTAACTCCGAGAACATGGGGCAATTCGAGCGTACGCTGATCATCGCCGATGAAGATTCCTTCGTTCACTATGTAGAGGGCTGTACAGCTCCAATCTACAGCACGGATTCCTTACACTCCGCTGTTGTAGAAATCATCGTAAAAGAACGCGCGCGTTGCCGTTACACCACGATCCAAAACTGGTCCAACAACGTATACAACCTCGTTACCAAACGTGCGGTTGCTTACGCGGATGCGAACATGGAATGGATCGATGGTAACATCGGTTCCAAGCTGACGATGAAATACCCAGCGGTTATCATGAAAGGACCTCGCGCAAAAGGTACTGTTCTCTCCATTGCAGTAGCAGGAAAAGGACAACACCAAGACGCAGGTGCGAAAATGATTCACCTGGCGCCAGATTGCACATCGACGATCATTTCCAAGTCGATTTCCCGTGATGGCGGAAAAGTAACCTACCGTGGTCTGTCCCAGTTTGGACGCAAATCGGAAGGCTCTAAGTCCAACATCAAGTGCGATACGCTGATTCTGGATAAACTGTCCACGTCCGACACGATCCCGTACAACGAGATCATGAACGATAGCATCACCCTTGAGCACGAGGCGACTGTATCCAAAGTATCCGAAGATCAGCTCTTCTACCTGATGAGCCGCGGTTTGTCAGAAGCAGAAGCGACTGAGATGATCGTAATGGGCTTCATCGAGCCATTCACAAAAGAATTGCCGATGGAGTACGCGGTAGAGATGAACCGTCTCATTAAGTTCGAGATGGAAGGTTCTATCGGATAA
- the sufU gene encoding Fe-S cluster assembly sulfur transfer protein SufU, which produces MSSLDDLYRRVIMDHYQKPRNRGKLEESDGLIVNLNNPTCGDSISLSLKVEDGKVVDAKFLGEGCSISMSSASMMTDAVKGKPVAEALELSQKFSDMMQGKEIDDSIDLGDIEALSGVAKFPARIKCATLAWKALEQGVKQAEQE; this is translated from the coding sequence ATGTCTTCTCTTGATGATTTATACCGCCGCGTCATTATGGATCACTACCAGAAACCGCGCAACCGCGGAAAGCTGGAAGAATCCGACGGACTCATTGTGAATTTGAATAACCCGACCTGTGGCGACAGCATCTCGCTCTCCTTGAAAGTGGAGGACGGCAAGGTGGTTGACGCGAAGTTTCTCGGTGAAGGCTGCTCAATCAGTATGTCATCTGCATCCATGATGACGGATGCTGTCAAAGGCAAGCCAGTAGCAGAGGCACTGGAGCTGTCGCAGAAATTCTCTGATATGATGCAAGGCAAAGAAATCGATGACTCGATTGATCTTGGTGATATCGAAGCCTTGTCTGGCGTAGCCAAGTTCCCAGCGCGAATCAAGTGCGCGACATTGGCTTGGAAAGCATTGGAGCAAGGTGTCAAACAGGCGGAGCAGGAATAG
- the sufD gene encoding Fe-S cluster assembly protein SufD: MSVDVQLRFDSEAITQYSKANQEPAWFLEKRLAGLKAAGELALPALEKTKIDKWNTVDFDPFQTSAKVAAANELSDLVKAQIDVDSVKNLLVQKNASTVFQAVSDELKAQGVIFTTFADALQTHGDLVQKYLLNVIALDEHKLTALHTAVVNGGVFLYVPKNVEVDVPLQAVYEIAGDNALLAPHVLIVAEANSKVTYVDTYVSGEGKSMVANSLVEVYVGAGASVQVASVRSLSVDVHDYSFRRATVERDGKMEWILGEMNDGNTVANNTTILKGTASIAETKSISVGTGSQRQNLTSQVQHIGTHTESDMVSKAVMTDEAVSILNGITKIEKGAEKANGVQAENILMLSDKSRGDANPILLIDEDDVKAGHAASVGRFSEESIFYLMSRGISRQGAERLIILGFLEPVVAEIPVEEVKNRLRQALERKLG, encoded by the coding sequence ATGAGTGTGGATGTACAGCTACGCTTCGATTCCGAGGCGATCACCCAGTACTCCAAAGCTAATCAGGAGCCTGCCTGGTTCCTGGAAAAGCGCCTCGCTGGACTGAAGGCGGCGGGAGAGCTGGCGCTCCCTGCCTTGGAGAAAACGAAGATTGATAAATGGAATACCGTTGATTTCGATCCGTTCCAAACCTCTGCGAAGGTGGCAGCGGCGAATGAACTCAGCGATTTGGTAAAAGCACAAATCGATGTCGACAGCGTGAAAAACCTGTTGGTACAAAAAAATGCTTCTACCGTTTTTCAAGCAGTATCCGATGAGTTGAAGGCACAAGGCGTGATCTTCACGACTTTTGCTGATGCTCTGCAAACTCATGGCGATCTCGTGCAAAAATACTTGCTGAACGTTATCGCTCTTGATGAGCACAAGCTGACTGCTCTGCATACAGCAGTTGTGAATGGTGGCGTATTCCTCTACGTTCCGAAAAACGTAGAAGTAGATGTTCCACTGCAAGCTGTGTATGAAATCGCAGGCGACAACGCTCTATTGGCTCCACATGTTTTGATCGTGGCAGAAGCGAACAGCAAAGTAACCTACGTGGATACATATGTATCTGGCGAAGGCAAAAGCATGGTCGCGAACAGCCTAGTTGAAGTATATGTAGGCGCGGGCGCATCTGTGCAAGTCGCTTCTGTACGTTCTCTGTCTGTAGACGTTCACGACTACAGCTTCCGCCGTGCAACCGTTGAGCGCGATGGAAAAATGGAATGGATTTTGGGTGAGATGAACGATGGCAATACCGTTGCCAACAACACCACCATCCTCAAGGGAACTGCTTCGATCGCAGAGACCAAATCCATTTCTGTAGGGACTGGTTCCCAACGCCAAAACCTTACTTCCCAAGTTCAGCATATCGGTACGCACACAGAGTCTGACATGGTGAGCAAGGCTGTTATGACGGATGAAGCAGTGAGTATCCTGAACGGTATCACGAAAATCGAAAAAGGCGCTGAAAAGGCAAACGGCGTACAGGCGGAAAACATCCTGATGCTGAGCGATAAATCTCGCGGTGATGCCAACCCGATCCTGTTGATCGACGAGGATGACGTTAAAGCGGGTCACGCAGCTTCGGTAGGACGTTTTAGTGAAGAGTCTATCTTCTACTTGATGTCCCGTGGTATTTCCCGTCAAGGCGCAGAACGTCTGATCATTCTCGGCTTCCTGGAGCCAGTTGTTGCTGAGATTCCAGTAGAAGAAGTGAAAAACAGACTCCGTCAGGCGCTTGAAAGGAAGTTAGGCTAA
- a CDS encoding DUF418 domain-containing protein — MNAQQVTKQDRISSIDIIRGLALFFILLVNMPDFYMDFSKIVEPQTEDAWLRLSYDLFIQRKFFTIFSFLFGIGFYIFMSRAEEKGEKRIYLLFIRRLLALLIFGFIHHMIWQGDILRDYAVSGILLLPFYNRKPTTIFTWVAALIVIHFTATVYCMIYFLMPNDGLHMFSAISFFTGTKFQICIMFLLGLYVGKIRIFTRVSQSSLLIRRVQVVSLIISLPLLYGIIWTHPAILLGSTKLQNHANLQTLFVNCSGIPLALLYLSTLVFILEKKRAQRCLQPIRSVGQMALTNYLLQTTIAMVIAKVFGVNISNSLTKDLFISIGIYVIQMVFSVLWLKSFQHGPMELLWRILTYGRIRNKVSQTHVN, encoded by the coding sequence GTGAATGCTCAACAAGTTACTAAACAGGATCGTATTTCATCTATTGACATTATTCGTGGTCTAGCTCTTTTTTTTATACTTCTAGTTAATATGCCTGATTTTTATATGGATTTTTCAAAAATTGTAGAACCTCAGACTGAAGATGCTTGGCTAAGACTCTCCTATGATCTATTTATTCAAAGGAAATTCTTCACTATTTTTTCTTTTTTGTTTGGTATTGGGTTTTATATTTTTATGTCCCGAGCCGAAGAAAAAGGTGAGAAACGGATATATCTTTTATTTATACGTCGTCTTCTAGCGCTACTTATCTTTGGGTTCATACACCACATGATTTGGCAAGGAGATATTCTTAGAGACTATGCGGTATCTGGCATTCTGTTATTGCCTTTCTATAATAGAAAGCCTACAACTATATTCACGTGGGTAGCTGCGTTAATAGTTATTCATTTTACGGCTACAGTTTATTGTATGATTTATTTCCTTATGCCTAATGATGGCCTTCATATGTTTAGTGCAATCTCCTTTTTCACAGGAACAAAGTTTCAGATATGCATAATGTTTCTATTGGGACTCTATGTTGGAAAAATTCGTATTTTTACACGTGTATCTCAATCATCTTTGTTGATCCGTAGGGTACAAGTAGTATCACTAATAATCAGCCTGCCTCTTTTATATGGAATTATATGGACACACCCTGCAATATTATTAGGCTCAACCAAACTCCAAAATCATGCTAATCTACAAACTTTATTTGTCAATTGCAGTGGGATTCCTCTAGCGTTGCTCTATCTCTCGACTCTCGTTTTTATACTTGAAAAAAAACGAGCCCAGCGATGCTTGCAACCAATTCGAAGTGTTGGACAAATGGCACTCACCAATTACTTACTTCAAACGACAATAGCTATGGTCATAGCTAAAGTTTTTGGTGTTAATATAAGCAACTCACTAACAAAAGATCTATTTATTTCAATTGGGATATATGTAATCCAGATGGTTTTTAGTGTTCTTTGGTTAAAATCATTTCAACACGGTCCGATGGAGTTACTGTGGCGAATTCTTACTTATGGACGCATAAGAAATAAGGTTTCTCAAACACACGTTAATTAA
- a CDS encoding M20 peptidase aminoacylase family protein: MSTVMSLQQAVAARKDAIAETFRHLHENPEISWKEVETTRYLAERMRALGLRVTTFDDCTGLVAEWGEGKPVVGLRTDIDALWQEVDGEWRANHSCGHDAHMTLIVETVEALVAAGYQPPGTLKILFQPAEEKGTGALKLVEKGVVDDIDYLYGVHLRPIQEMANGTAGPAIYNGAAMFLYGEITGVAAHGARPHLGINVIEVAGAIISGLGHIHINPMVPATVKMTMLQAGGESYNIIPDKARFALDLRAQTNQAMDDLVNRVRQMIDGVAESFQARIEVEAGSRMVAAEVDDQAKAFMEVAIVDVLGQENLRAAPVSPGAEDFHYYTVERPHIKATMLALGCDLVPGLHHPLMHFDRSALEKGVAILCQTVVKTFENT, translated from the coding sequence ATGTCTACTGTTATGTCGTTGCAACAAGCGGTTGCTGCACGTAAAGATGCTATTGCCGAAACATTCCGTCATCTGCATGAGAATCCGGAGATAAGCTGGAAGGAAGTAGAAACGACTCGTTATTTGGCTGAGCGCATGCGTGCCTTGGGACTGCGTGTTACGACTTTTGACGATTGTACAGGATTAGTGGCAGAATGGGGCGAAGGGAAGCCAGTTGTAGGCTTGCGCACAGATATCGATGCTCTCTGGCAAGAAGTGGACGGTGAATGGCGCGCGAATCATTCCTGCGGTCATGACGCTCATATGACATTGATCGTGGAAACGGTAGAAGCATTGGTTGCCGCTGGATATCAACCGCCAGGAACGTTAAAAATTTTGTTCCAACCAGCAGAAGAAAAAGGAACGGGAGCATTGAAGCTGGTGGAGAAGGGTGTCGTCGATGACATCGATTATTTGTACGGTGTTCACTTAAGACCGATTCAGGAGATGGCAAATGGAACCGCAGGACCCGCCATCTACAACGGTGCAGCCATGTTTCTCTACGGGGAAATCACAGGAGTCGCAGCGCACGGAGCGAGACCGCATCTCGGGATCAATGTGATTGAAGTAGCGGGAGCGATTATTTCTGGACTCGGACATATACATATCAATCCGATGGTGCCTGCCACCGTCAAAATGACCATGCTGCAAGCCGGGGGAGAGAGCTACAACATTATTCCGGATAAGGCGCGTTTTGCTCTTGATCTGCGAGCACAAACGAATCAGGCGATGGATGACCTAGTGAATCGAGTTCGTCAAATGATCGACGGAGTTGCGGAGTCTTTTCAGGCACGCATAGAGGTAGAGGCCGGGTCGCGCATGGTAGCGGCAGAGGTCGATGATCAAGCGAAGGCATTTATGGAGGTTGCGATCGTAGATGTGCTCGGTCAAGAGAATTTGCGAGCTGCGCCAGTCAGTCCGGGAGCCGAGGATTTCCACTACTATACGGTGGAGCGTCCTCATATCAAGGCGACGATGCTGGCTCTTGGATGTGATTTGGTACCAGGGCTGCATCATCCGCTGATGCATTTTGACCGCTCTGCATTGGAAAAGGGTGTGGCGATTTTGTGTCAGACTGTCGTAAAAACGTTTGAAAATACGTAA
- a CDS encoding cysteine desulfurase, producing MNAKELRKYFPILHQEVNGHPLVYLDNGATSQKPIQVIEAMDKYYREYNSNVHRGVHTLGNIATDGYEGAREKVRAFINAREAAEIVFTRGTTSACNTVAYGYARMFLKPGDEIVTTLVEHHANFIPWQQAAKATGATFKFIPLAEDGTVTLEAVKETITDNTKLVAIHHVSNVLGDTTPIKEIAQIAHQHGALLFVDGAQGAPHKKIDVQDLDCDFYTFSAHKMAGPTGVGVLYGKREVLERVEPMEFGGEMIDYVDMYDSTWKELPWKFEGGTPIIAGAIGLGAAIDFLEEIGMDNIERHEKHLVKYAMEQMREIEGLKIYGPQQDRSCLITFNLDTVHPHDLATVLDSYGIAVRAGHHCAQPLMRWLNVTATARASFYLYNTEEEVDVLIAGLKKTKEYFGNVFS from the coding sequence ATGAACGCCAAGGAGCTTCGGAAATATTTTCCCATCCTACACCAAGAAGTAAACGGACATCCGCTCGTTTATTTGGACAATGGTGCAACCTCTCAAAAACCAATTCAGGTTATTGAGGCGATGGATAAATACTACAGGGAGTATAACTCCAATGTGCACCGTGGCGTGCACACCTTGGGTAACATAGCGACAGATGGGTACGAGGGCGCGCGTGAAAAAGTTCGCGCCTTCATCAACGCCCGTGAAGCCGCAGAAATCGTTTTTACGCGTGGTACGACATCTGCTTGTAATACGGTAGCGTACGGCTATGCTCGCATGTTCCTTAAGCCGGGAGATGAAATCGTGACCACATTGGTGGAGCATCACGCCAATTTCATTCCGTGGCAGCAGGCAGCCAAGGCGACCGGAGCGACTTTTAAGTTCATTCCGCTGGCAGAGGACGGCACCGTTACTCTGGAAGCGGTCAAGGAAACCATTACGGACAATACCAAACTCGTTGCTATTCACCATGTTTCCAACGTATTGGGGGATACTACCCCAATCAAGGAAATTGCCCAAATCGCCCATCAGCATGGTGCACTTCTATTTGTTGACGGCGCGCAGGGTGCTCCACACAAGAAAATCGACGTCCAGGATTTGGATTGCGATTTTTATACGTTTTCGGCACATAAGATGGCTGGCCCGACAGGCGTAGGTGTCCTGTACGGCAAGCGTGAGGTGTTGGAGCGTGTGGAGCCGATGGAGTTCGGCGGAGAAATGATCGACTACGTGGATATGTACGATTCCACGTGGAAGGAGCTTCCTTGGAAATTTGAGGGAGGAACTCCGATCATCGCAGGAGCTATCGGATTGGGAGCAGCGATTGACTTTTTAGAAGAGATCGGAATGGACAATATCGAGCGTCATGAAAAGCATCTCGTGAAATACGCGATGGAACAAATGCGCGAGATCGAAGGATTGAAGATTTACGGCCCACAGCAGGACCGCAGCTGTTTAATTACATTCAACCTGGATACAGTACATCCGCATGACCTGGCGACGGTGCTGGACAGTTACGGAATCGCAGTTCGTGCCGGTCATCATTGCGCACAACCGCTGATGCGTTGGCTGAATGTGACGGCTACCGCTCGGGCAAGCTTCTACCTGTACAACACAGAAGAAGAGGTAGATGTACTGATCGCGGGCTTGAAGAAGACGAAGGAGTATTTCGGCAATGTCTTCTCTTGA
- a CDS encoding helix-turn-helix domain-containing protein, whose product MKRLQHTHSAISKYKAVQMYLECGLGYKRVAKELNIPEASIRRWVKYYENEGMAGLEEKRGKSKGLNKGRPRKDPLSPEEELIRLRAENEYLKKLWALQRGERKP is encoded by the coding sequence ATGAAAAGATTACAACATACTCATTCAGCTATATCGAAATATAAAGCAGTTCAGATGTATCTTGAATGTGGTTTAGGCTATAAACGCGTTGCTAAAGAGTTGAATATTCCAGAGGCTTCAATAAGACGCTGGGTTAAATACTACGAAAATGAAGGCATGGCTGGGCTAGAAGAGAAACGTGGGAAATCAAAAGGTTTGAACAAAGGCAGGCCGAGAAAGGACCCTCTGAGCCCTGAAGAGGAATTAATTAGATTACGCGCGGAAAATGAATACTTAAAAAAGCTTTGGGCGCTTCAAAGGGGGGAAAGAAAACCGTAA
- a CDS encoding IS3 family transposase, translating to MGASKGGKKTVSKIAQYAVVEQLSVNGYSISMLCEIAHVSRSGFYKWQRRRGTPSSKQLEDQFLKEKILEGHQRLRGILGYPRMQIWVKKTYGIHANHKRIYRLMKQMGIQAQIRKKKRFYGKKEVCVVSDNVLNREFHATCPNEKWVTDITYIPYKQKNLYLSAICDLFNNEIIAFHLSARNDLQLVIDTLEKARNVRETKGVLLHSDQGYQYTSRHFSKLLKHYKMKASMSRKGNCLDNACIESFFGHFKSECLYIQSFESEEALKTAIDEYIRFYNYERFQAKLNNLSPVEYRTKVA from the coding sequence TTGGGCGCTTCAAAGGGGGGAAAGAAAACCGTAAGTAAAATCGCCCAATATGCCGTTGTAGAGCAACTCTCAGTCAATGGATATAGTATCTCAATGCTTTGTGAAATCGCTCATGTATCCAGAAGTGGATTTTACAAATGGCAGCGAAGACGTGGTACACCTTCGTCTAAACAACTGGAGGATCAATTTTTAAAAGAAAAGATATTAGAAGGGCATCAACGCTTACGTGGCATCTTAGGATATCCTCGAATGCAAATTTGGGTGAAGAAGACGTATGGTATACATGCAAACCATAAAAGGATTTATCGTTTAATGAAACAAATGGGGATACAAGCTCAGATCCGCAAGAAGAAAAGGTTTTATGGCAAAAAGGAAGTTTGTGTCGTTTCTGATAATGTTTTAAACCGAGAGTTCCATGCAACCTGTCCAAATGAAAAATGGGTTACGGATATTACTTATATTCCGTATAAACAGAAAAACCTATACCTGTCCGCTATATGTGATCTATTCAACAACGAAATCATTGCTTTCCACCTTAGTGCCAGGAATGACTTACAACTAGTGATTGATACATTGGAAAAAGCTCGAAATGTACGCGAAACAAAAGGTGTCCTCCTCCATAGTGACCAGGGGTATCAGTATACTTCTAGGCATTTTAGTAAACTTCTGAAACACTACAAGATGAAAGCAAGTATGTCTCGAAAGGGCAACTGTTTGGATAACGCCTGTATAGAGAGTTTTTTTGGACATTTTAAATCAGAGTGCCTATACATACAGTCTTTTGAATCTGAAGAGGCGCTCAAAACCGCTATAGATGAGTACATACGGTTTTATAATTACGAAAGGTTTCAGGCAAAATTAAACAACCTTAGTCCGGTGGAATACCGTACCAAGGTTGCTTAG
- a CDS encoding SCP2 sterol-binding domain-containing protein — translation MQMIGMGRLLFELGERLQGKAHLRFITAGWERRIGIVVDDSPSQWQLTIAKGIASWDVWTEDQPADLIIRGAEKQMHMLFGGDELVYVLAKEKVQIAGPLRDQLKLDTILRLTCR, via the coding sequence ATGCAGATGATCGGAATGGGCAGACTGCTTTTTGAACTGGGCGAGAGACTACAAGGAAAAGCACACTTGCGATTCATTACAGCAGGATGGGAGCGCAGGATCGGAATTGTAGTGGATGATTCACCGTCACAGTGGCAATTGACCATAGCAAAAGGCATTGCATCCTGGGATGTATGGACAGAAGATCAGCCTGCCGATTTGATCATTAGGGGAGCGGAGAAACAAATGCACATGCTCTTTGGCGGCGATGAGCTCGTCTATGTTCTAGCCAAAGAAAAGGTGCAAATAGCAGGGCCATTGCGCGACCAATTGAAGCTCGATACCATTTTGCGACTGACCTGTCGGTGA
- the pckA gene encoding phosphoenolpyruvate carboxykinase (ATP) has protein sequence METNTVQKLTDILGATKVYHNLPVANLVEMAVKRGEGILTDKGALNALTGKFTGRSPKDKFVVDEASVHDKINWGPVNQPISTEKFQALQQDVLQYLQSKDELFVFDGFAGADTTYRLPIRVVNEFAWHNLFARQLFIRPSEEELAAHESEFTVIYAPNFKANPAVHGTNSETFIVMSFEQKTVLIGGTEYAGEMKKSIFSVMNMLLPERNVLPMHCSANVGKDGDVALFFGLSGTGKTTLSADPDRFLIGDDEHGWSDNGVFNIEGGCYAKCVKLSEEGEPQIWKAIQFGTVLENVDVNEATRVADYDSTKYTENTRAAYPVEAIPGAVIPGVGGQPNVIVFLTADSFGVLPPISKLSKEQAMYHFLSGYTSKMAGTERGVTAPQTEFSTCFGSPFLPLHPVVYAEMLGKKIDERKVQVYLVNTGWTGGPVGVGQRMKLSYTRAMVTAALNGELEKVDYVADDIFGVQVPTSCPSVPAEVLQPRNTWANKEDYDKQAADLAARFIENFEKKFPNAADIANAGPKVK, from the coding sequence ATGGAAACCAATACGGTTCAAAAGCTTACTGACATTCTTGGAGCTACAAAAGTGTATCATAACTTGCCTGTAGCTAATCTTGTTGAGATGGCAGTGAAGCGTGGCGAAGGGATTTTGACCGATAAGGGGGCGCTCAATGCGCTAACAGGGAAGTTTACCGGCCGTTCGCCAAAGGACAAATTTGTGGTGGACGAAGCTTCCGTACACGATAAAATCAACTGGGGTCCAGTTAACCAACCAATCAGTACTGAAAAATTCCAAGCACTTCAACAAGACGTGCTCCAATACTTACAATCAAAAGATGAACTGTTTGTCTTCGATGGCTTTGCGGGTGCAGATACAACCTATCGCCTGCCAATCCGCGTAGTGAACGAATTCGCTTGGCATAACCTGTTTGCACGTCAGTTGTTCATCCGTCCGTCCGAAGAAGAACTGGCTGCGCATGAATCAGAATTCACGGTTATCTATGCGCCTAATTTCAAGGCCAATCCTGCGGTTCACGGCACGAACTCCGAGACCTTCATTGTGATGAGCTTTGAGCAAAAGACAGTGCTGATCGGTGGCACTGAGTATGCTGGCGAAATGAAAAAGTCGATCTTCAGCGTCATGAACATGCTGCTTCCAGAGCGCAACGTACTCCCGATGCACTGCTCTGCGAACGTAGGTAAAGACGGAGACGTTGCCCTGTTCTTTGGTTTGTCCGGTACAGGAAAAACAACGCTGTCTGCTGACCCGGATCGTTTCTTGATCGGTGACGATGAGCACGGCTGGTCTGACAATGGCGTGTTCAATATCGAAGGCGGATGCTATGCAAAATGCGTCAAGCTGTCTGAAGAAGGCGAACCGCAAATCTGGAAAGCAATCCAGTTCGGTACTGTACTTGAAAATGTAGACGTAAACGAAGCGACTCGTGTAGCAGACTACGATAGCACCAAATATACAGAGAATACACGCGCTGCGTACCCAGTGGAAGCCATTCCGGGTGCTGTGATTCCAGGCGTAGGCGGGCAACCAAATGTCATCGTCTTTTTGACAGCCGATTCGTTCGGTGTATTGCCTCCAATCTCTAAGCTGAGCAAAGAGCAAGCCATGTATCACTTCCTGTCTGGCTACACCAGCAAAATGGCAGGTACAGAGCGTGGTGTAACCGCTCCACAAACAGAGTTTTCAACTTGCTTCGGTTCTCCATTCTTGCCACTACATCCGGTCGTTTATGCAGAAATGCTCGGTAAGAAGATTGACGAGCGCAAGGTTCAAGTATACCTGGTGAACACTGGTTGGACCGGTGGCCCGGTAGGTGTTGGGCAACGTATGAAGCTGTCCTACACACGCGCGATGGTAACAGCAGCATTGAACGGTGAGCTGGAAAAAGTAGACTATGTAGCTGACGACATTTTCGGAGTGCAAGTACCGACTTCTTGCCCGAGTGTTCCTGCTGAGGTTCTGCAACCACGCAATACATGGGCAAACAAGGAAGATTACGACAAGCAAGCGGCTGATCTGGCTGCACGCTTCATTGAAAACTTCGAGAAGAAATTCCCGAATGCAGCAGATATTGCAAATGCGGGCCCTAAAGTAAAGTAA